From the Acidobacteriota bacterium genome, one window contains:
- a CDS encoding Virginiamycin B lyase — MVLNGTLLALGALAPLADAAPAFKSFRIPTANSEPEGITFGPDGNMWFTEAAANQIGRIDPKGNITEFVVPQASSAPEAITAGADGALWFTEASGFPEGIGRVTTGGVFTGFAPDCAGGQPCSLTPGGIAATADGLIWFTDEISNSIVKLDPATGIMTFVAIPSNGRPTDITLGPDGALWFCEGISEMIGRMDEAGNFTLFGPVTGPNDPIDITTGPDGNLWFVNKFENIIGRVTTRGVITEFTVPTANAQPEDITAGPDGNLYFTEPPINEIVKITPNGVFTDVQLIKPAGSPWGIARDAARNLWITQIDGNKVSRLLIP, encoded by the coding sequence ATGGTGCTTAATGGCACTCTCCTTGCGCTGGGTGCCCTTGCGCCACTGGCAGACGCAGCCCCGGCCTTCAAATCGTTCCGCATCCCTACCGCTAACAGCGAGCCGGAGGGCATCACTTTCGGACCCGACGGCAACATGTGGTTCACAGAGGCAGCCGCCAACCAGATTGGCCGCATTGATCCGAAGGGCAATATCACGGAGTTCGTTGTTCCGCAGGCAAGTTCTGCACCGGAGGCCATCACTGCAGGAGCAGATGGCGCTCTGTGGTTCACTGAAGCATCTGGCTTCCCCGAAGGCATCGGCAGGGTAACGACCGGCGGTGTATTCACCGGATTTGCCCCCGACTGCGCTGGCGGGCAGCCCTGCAGCCTGACCCCCGGCGGAATTGCCGCCACTGCAGATGGGTTGATCTGGTTCACCGATGAAATTAGCAACTCCATCGTCAAGCTGGACCCCGCGACCGGGATCATGACCTTCGTTGCAATCCCGTCCAACGGCCGCCCAACAGACATCACGCTGGGTCCCGATGGCGCGCTTTGGTTTTGCGAAGGCATCTCCGAGATGATCGGCCGCATGGATGAAGCCGGGAACTTCACCCTGTTTGGCCCTGTGACTGGTCCCAACGATCCCATTGACATCACGACGGGTCCCGATGGCAACCTGTGGTTCGTTAACAAGTTCGAAAACATTATTGGGCGGGTCACCACCCGCGGTGTGATCACCGAGTTCACAGTGCCCACCGCCAATGCCCAGCCAGAGGATATTACGGCGGGACCGGACGGCAATCTGTATTTCACTGAACCGCCTATCAATGAGATCGTGAAGATTACCCCCAATGGTGTCTTCACGGATGTGCAGTTAATAAAGCCTGCCGGCAGCCCATGGGGTATCGCCAGAGACGCAGCCCGCAACCTTTGGATCACACAGATCGATGGCAACAAGGTCTCTAGACTACTGATCCCTTAG